A genomic stretch from Carassius auratus strain Wakin chromosome 37, ASM336829v1, whole genome shotgun sequence includes:
- the kcnj19b gene encoding G protein-activated inward rectifier potassium channel 1 — MSTIRRKFGEDYQVVNTNRAMSFSAPAKRKRQRFVEKNGRCNVQHGNLGGETSRYISDLFTTLVDLKWRWNLLIFLLTYTVAWLIMASMWWIIAYIRGDLGHGHDESYTPCVANVHNFPSAFLFFIETEATIGYGYRYITEKCPEGIILFLFQSLLGSIVDAFLIGCMFIKMSQPKKRAETLMFSQDAVISQRDGKLCLMFRVGNLRNSHMVSAQIRCKLIKSRQTPEGEFLPLDQRELDVGFGTGADQLFLVSPLTICHEINSNSPFFDLSQRSLMNEQFEIVVILEGIVETTGMTCQARTSYTEDEVLWGHRFLPVMSLEEGFFRVDYSQFHNTFEVPTPPYSVKEQDEKSSLPSPGPVLSPTLPGDHSRRERIFSLDGVPHTDESMSRLPSKFQRMSSKNGKEVLKTGSSQAPEKASSTGDLPLRVLGSLVGQADVENHLQLKLLKLGSEAHTQSAGELEHHRLIPIPAPVPGPSLNPLPASSARPEDNLPPKLRRMNADH, encoded by the exons ATGTCTACGATCAGGCGAAAATTCGGCGAAGACTATCAGGTGGTTAACACCAACCGGGCTATGTCCTTTTCTGCCCCGGCCAAAAGAAAACGCCAGAGGTTCGTGGAGAAAAACGGCCGCTGCAATGTCCAGCATGGTAACCTTGGCGGTGAGACCAGTAGGTACATCTCCGACCTCTTCACCACGCTCGTGGACCTCAAGTGGCGCTGGAACCTGCTTATTTTCCTTTTAACGTACACAGTCGCGTGGCTCATCATGGCATCTATGTGGTGGATCATAGCGTACATCCGCGGGGACCTCGGCCACGGCCACGACGAATCGTACACGCCGTGCGTCGCCAACGTTCACAACTTTCCCTCCGCTTTCCTGTTCTTCATCGAGACTGAGGCGACTATAGGCTACGGGTACCGATACATAACGGAGAAGTGCCCGGAGGGCATAATACTTTTCCTGTTCCAGTCGCTGCTGGGATCGATCGTGGACGCCTTTCTCATCGGCTGTATGTTCATTAAGATGTCTCAGCCCAAGAAACGCGCAGAGACCCTCATGTTCAGCCAGGACGCGGTCATCTCACAACGGGACGGGAAGCTCTGCCTCATGTTTAGGGTCGGAAATCTCAGGAATAGCCACATGGTGTCGGCGCAGATCAGGTGCAAGCTCATCAAG TCTCGTCAAACCCCTGAGGGAGAGTTTCTACCGCTGGATCAGCGGGAATTGGATGTGGGATTTGGAACGGGTGCTGACCAACTCTTTCTTGTCTCACCTCTCACAATATGTCATGAGATCAATTCCAATAGCCCCTTTTTCGACCTGTCTCAGCGCTCCCTCATGAATGAACAGTTTGAGATCGTCGTCATCCTAGAAGGCATTGTGGAAACTACAG GCATGACATGCCAGGCTCGAACTTCCTACACAGAGGATGAAGTTTTGTGGGGTCACCGCTTCCTACCTGTCATGTCGCTGGAGGAGGGATTCTTCAGGGTGGACTACTCTCAGTTTCACAACACGTTTGAGGTGCCTACTCCTCCATACAGTGTGAAAGAGCAAGATGAAAAGTCCTCCCTGCCCTCCCCTGGTCCTGTACTGTCGCCCACGTTGCCTGGCGATCATAGTCGCAGAGAGCGCATCTTTTCTTTAGATGGGGTTCCTCACACCGATGAATCCATGTCCAGATTACCCAGTAAGTTCCAGCGTATGAGCTCCAAGAATGGAAAAGAAGTCCTCAAAACTGGAAGCTCGCAGGCACCAGAAAAGGCATCGAGCACAGGTGACCTGCCCCTCAGGGTGCTCGGGTCCCTTGTCGGTCAAGCAGATGTGGAAAATCATCTCCAGCTCAAACTTCTAAAGCTGGGTTCAGAGGCCCACACCCAGTCGGCAGGAGAACTGGAGCATCACAGACTGATCCCAATACCTGCTCCGGTCCCAGGGCCAAGCCTTAATCCATTGCCTGCATCCAGTGCCCGACCAGAGGACAACCTCCCCCCAAAATTACGCAGAATGAATGCAGACCACTGA
- the znf281b gene encoding zinc finger protein 281b isoform X2, with product MSIIQDKLGNEFLRNGGMEPNFPTSMIMFSHLPPVTSFTRLTSQTSMSDLPQEMILKKERDSPDHGGGFIHSMGIKQEKLSELDYRLPMYATGTGSAGGKSTDMLDISLSNHQNMLLHDLSLSNFSGRLGKDPKESGPRRGRRANGEGTDGKSRRKQGDSAKSLMLDGDAGPLSPNSKPHICEHCNAAFRSSYHLRRHVLIHTGERPFRCSQCNMSFIQKYLLQRHEKIHSGEKPFSCDQCNMRFIQKYHMERHKRTHSGEKPYKCDTCLQYFSRTDRLLKHKRTCGEAIKKGLDPGMLDLVDEDMGQGSYLLTQGNTSAPSRKRGKSKSSNDGGERRRKKGAAAGGGDQMAHGLCPQEYALDIPSGSGASSSGALDKSTMDNQHGRTSKLVSKKGGRKGNDKGVISMEEDNHEQKLLTHKPGSMGMSGAGNMDNLGLLQTSSGPKQGGTSSNYDDAMQFLKKRRYLHAANSVADFSAVHLPQPTVIQGGIGEPTLALLDTSPLVSVDKHDKSGIPDEVLQSLLDHYSHKSDGSHHDVTFDLQDSHHVELQPASATSELGQDEGSPGSGDKNGVMNEYSKFLLQTLERTSHSSNFILGLSGPFPSLLPSSSSPSSTLFPDKNIYTTSSLECGFVQTVSSPLATSSSTSLSKSHFGMLVGSPSPSHASPSSQQAFHLTSLEPVPHQQLTPSQELTEQLEKQHSPPYPLSTQELTNGGQKDQQSKNSGSSTNSSNNRNSTGGASSNGSVYPDLTALEPSKDVDMRSTYQIENFAQAFGSQFKSGRRTPLGYGGDPRVGVAEVDHRIQRTPMSEFSGYTSLLADVNEPASSGSKTPTSQSYR from the exons ATGAGTATTATCCAAGACAAGCTAGGCAATGAGTTTTTACGGAACGGAGGCATGGAACCCAACTTTCCCACCAGCATGATCATGTTCAGCCATTTACCTCCAGTGACCAGCTTCACGCGCCTGACTTCGCAAACCTCCATGTCGGATCTGCCCCAAGAAATGATCCTGAAGAAGGAGCGTGACTCTCCTGACCATGGTGGTGGGTTTATCCACAGTATGGGTATCAAACAGGAGAAGCTCAGTGAGTTGGATTACCGCCTCCCGATGTATGCAACCGGAACTGGATCAGCAGGAGGAAAAAGCACTGATATGCTGGACATCTCACTCAGCAACCACCAGAATATGCTTTTGCATGACCTAAGCCTTAGCAAT TTCTCTGGAAGACTGGGGAAAGACCCCAAAGAATCTGGGCCTAGAAGAGGGAGGAGAGCAAATGGAGAAGGAACAGATGGCAAATCCAGAAGGAAACAAGGAGATTCTGCAAAG TCGCTCATGCTGGATGGTGATGCTGGGCCACTCTCTCCCAACTCTAAACCGCATATATGCGAGCACTGCAATGCAGCCTTCCGCAGTTCATATCATCTGCGTAGACATGTGCTTATTCACACAG GTGAGAGGCCTTTCAGGTGCAGTCAGTGTAATATGAGCTTCATACAGAAGTATCTGCTGCAACGGCACGAGAAAATCCACAGTG GGGAGAAACCATTCAGCTGTGACCAGTGCAACATGCGCTTTATTCAGAAGTACCACATGGAGAGACACAAAAGGACACACAGTGGAGAAAAGCCATATAAATGTGACACCTGTCTACAG TATTTCTCACGAACGGATCGATTACTGAAGCACAAGAGAACTTGTGGAGAAGCCATAAAGAAAGGTCTGGACCCAGGGATGCTGGACCTTGTTGATGAGGACATGGGTCAAGGCAGCTACCTACTCACTCAGGGAAACACTAGCGCCCCATCACGCAAGAGGGGCAAGTCCAAAAGTAGCAATGATGGAGGAGAGCGACGAAGGAAGAAAGGAGCAGCTGCGGGAGGAGGAGATCAGATGGCACATGGACTCTGCCCACAAGAATATGCCTTGGACATACCCAGTGGATCGGGGGCATCTTCTTCAGGGGCTCTGGATAAATCAACCATGGACAACCAGCATGGACGTACATCAAAGCTTGTTTCAAAGAAAGGTGGCCGCAAGGGAAATGACAAGGGTGTCATTTCTATGGAGGAGGACAACCATGAGCAGAAGCTGCTTACACATAAGCCAGGCTCTATGGGCATGTCTGGAGCTGGAAATATGGATAATCTCGGTCTCCTTCAAACTTCCAGTGGACCCAAACAAGGAGGTACCAGCAGTAATTATGATGATGCCATGCAGTTTTTGAAAAAGAGACGATACCTCCATGCTGCTAACAGCGTAGCTGACTTCAGCGCTGTCCACCTTCCACAGCCAACAGTAATCCAGGGTGGCATAGGAGAACCTACACTGGCCTTGCTTGACACCTCGCCTTTGGTAAGCGTTGACAAGCATGACAAATCAGGGATCCCAGATGAAGTGCTGCAGAGCCTGCTGGACCACTACAGTCACAAATCTGATGGCTCTCACCACGATGTGACATTCGATCTGCAAGATTCGCACCACGTGGAATTGCAGCCTGCCTCTGCCACCTCTGAACTGGGTCAAGATGAGGGATCTCCTGGCTCTGGAGACAAGAATGGGGTGATGAATGAGTACTCTAAATTCTTGCTCCAAACCCTAGAGAGAACCAGCCATAGCAGCAACTTTATTTTGGGCCTATCCGGACCCTTCCCAAGTCTCTTGCCGTCTAGCAGCAGCCCTTCTAGTACACTCTTCCCAGACAAAAACATCTATACCACCTCATCACTGGAGTGTGGATTTGTTCAGACTGTTTCCTCCCCTCTTGCAACTTCTTCTTCGACATCTCTTAGCAAGTCCCATTTTGGAATGCTGGTAGGTTCTCCATCACCTTCCCATGCCTCACCATCCTCTCAACAGGCCTTTCATCTTACCAGTCTGGAGCCAGTCCCTCACCAGCAGCTTACCCCATCTCAAGAGCTCACCGAACAGCTGGAGAAACAGCACTCGCCACCATACCCCCTCTCAACTCAGGAGCTGACCAATGGTGGCCAGAAAGACCAGCAGTCCAAGAACAGTGGCTCTTCTAccaacagcagcaacaacaggaACAGCACAGGCGGCGCCTCGTCAAACGGTTCTGTCTACCCTGACCTCACTGCCCTGGAGCCATCTAAGGATGTGGACATGCGTTCCACCTACCAGATAGAGAATTTTGCCCAAGCGTTCGGGTCTCAATTCAAGTCTGGTCGCCGAACCCCACTTGGTTACGGTGGCGACCCGCGAGTGGGAGTCGCAGAGGTCGACCACAGGATACAGCGGACTCCCATGTCTGAATTCTCAGGGTATACTAGTCTGTTAGCTGATGTCAATGAGCCAGCTAGCTCAGGATCCAAAACCCCCACAAGCCAAAGTTACAGGTAA
- the znf281b gene encoding zinc finger protein 281b isoform X1 produces the protein MSIIQDKLGNEFLRNGGMEPNFPTSMIMFSHLPPVTSFTRLTSQTSMSDLPQEMILKKERDSPDHGGGFIHSMGIKQEKLSELDYRLPMYATGTGSAGGKSTDMLDISLSNHQNMLLHDLSLSNQFSGRLGKDPKESGPRRGRRANGEGTDGKSRRKQGDSAKSLMLDGDAGPLSPNSKPHICEHCNAAFRSSYHLRRHVLIHTGERPFRCSQCNMSFIQKYLLQRHEKIHSGEKPFSCDQCNMRFIQKYHMERHKRTHSGEKPYKCDTCLQYFSRTDRLLKHKRTCGEAIKKGLDPGMLDLVDEDMGQGSYLLTQGNTSAPSRKRGKSKSSNDGGERRRKKGAAAGGGDQMAHGLCPQEYALDIPSGSGASSSGALDKSTMDNQHGRTSKLVSKKGGRKGNDKGVISMEEDNHEQKLLTHKPGSMGMSGAGNMDNLGLLQTSSGPKQGGTSSNYDDAMQFLKKRRYLHAANSVADFSAVHLPQPTVIQGGIGEPTLALLDTSPLVSVDKHDKSGIPDEVLQSLLDHYSHKSDGSHHDVTFDLQDSHHVELQPASATSELGQDEGSPGSGDKNGVMNEYSKFLLQTLERTSHSSNFILGLSGPFPSLLPSSSSPSSTLFPDKNIYTTSSLECGFVQTVSSPLATSSSTSLSKSHFGMLVGSPSPSHASPSSQQAFHLTSLEPVPHQQLTPSQELTEQLEKQHSPPYPLSTQELTNGGQKDQQSKNSGSSTNSSNNRNSTGGASSNGSVYPDLTALEPSKDVDMRSTYQIENFAQAFGSQFKSGRRTPLGYGGDPRVGVAEVDHRIQRTPMSEFSGYTSLLADVNEPASSGSKTPTSQSYR, from the exons ATGAGTATTATCCAAGACAAGCTAGGCAATGAGTTTTTACGGAACGGAGGCATGGAACCCAACTTTCCCACCAGCATGATCATGTTCAGCCATTTACCTCCAGTGACCAGCTTCACGCGCCTGACTTCGCAAACCTCCATGTCGGATCTGCCCCAAGAAATGATCCTGAAGAAGGAGCGTGACTCTCCTGACCATGGTGGTGGGTTTATCCACAGTATGGGTATCAAACAGGAGAAGCTCAGTGAGTTGGATTACCGCCTCCCGATGTATGCAACCGGAACTGGATCAGCAGGAGGAAAAAGCACTGATATGCTGGACATCTCACTCAGCAACCACCAGAATATGCTTTTGCATGACCTAAGCCTTAGCAAT CAGTTCTCTGGAAGACTGGGGAAAGACCCCAAAGAATCTGGGCCTAGAAGAGGGAGGAGAGCAAATGGAGAAGGAACAGATGGCAAATCCAGAAGGAAACAAGGAGATTCTGCAAAG TCGCTCATGCTGGATGGTGATGCTGGGCCACTCTCTCCCAACTCTAAACCGCATATATGCGAGCACTGCAATGCAGCCTTCCGCAGTTCATATCATCTGCGTAGACATGTGCTTATTCACACAG GTGAGAGGCCTTTCAGGTGCAGTCAGTGTAATATGAGCTTCATACAGAAGTATCTGCTGCAACGGCACGAGAAAATCCACAGTG GGGAGAAACCATTCAGCTGTGACCAGTGCAACATGCGCTTTATTCAGAAGTACCACATGGAGAGACACAAAAGGACACACAGTGGAGAAAAGCCATATAAATGTGACACCTGTCTACAG TATTTCTCACGAACGGATCGATTACTGAAGCACAAGAGAACTTGTGGAGAAGCCATAAAGAAAGGTCTGGACCCAGGGATGCTGGACCTTGTTGATGAGGACATGGGTCAAGGCAGCTACCTACTCACTCAGGGAAACACTAGCGCCCCATCACGCAAGAGGGGCAAGTCCAAAAGTAGCAATGATGGAGGAGAGCGACGAAGGAAGAAAGGAGCAGCTGCGGGAGGAGGAGATCAGATGGCACATGGACTCTGCCCACAAGAATATGCCTTGGACATACCCAGTGGATCGGGGGCATCTTCTTCAGGGGCTCTGGATAAATCAACCATGGACAACCAGCATGGACGTACATCAAAGCTTGTTTCAAAGAAAGGTGGCCGCAAGGGAAATGACAAGGGTGTCATTTCTATGGAGGAGGACAACCATGAGCAGAAGCTGCTTACACATAAGCCAGGCTCTATGGGCATGTCTGGAGCTGGAAATATGGATAATCTCGGTCTCCTTCAAACTTCCAGTGGACCCAAACAAGGAGGTACCAGCAGTAATTATGATGATGCCATGCAGTTTTTGAAAAAGAGACGATACCTCCATGCTGCTAACAGCGTAGCTGACTTCAGCGCTGTCCACCTTCCACAGCCAACAGTAATCCAGGGTGGCATAGGAGAACCTACACTGGCCTTGCTTGACACCTCGCCTTTGGTAAGCGTTGACAAGCATGACAAATCAGGGATCCCAGATGAAGTGCTGCAGAGCCTGCTGGACCACTACAGTCACAAATCTGATGGCTCTCACCACGATGTGACATTCGATCTGCAAGATTCGCACCACGTGGAATTGCAGCCTGCCTCTGCCACCTCTGAACTGGGTCAAGATGAGGGATCTCCTGGCTCTGGAGACAAGAATGGGGTGATGAATGAGTACTCTAAATTCTTGCTCCAAACCCTAGAGAGAACCAGCCATAGCAGCAACTTTATTTTGGGCCTATCCGGACCCTTCCCAAGTCTCTTGCCGTCTAGCAGCAGCCCTTCTAGTACACTCTTCCCAGACAAAAACATCTATACCACCTCATCACTGGAGTGTGGATTTGTTCAGACTGTTTCCTCCCCTCTTGCAACTTCTTCTTCGACATCTCTTAGCAAGTCCCATTTTGGAATGCTGGTAGGTTCTCCATCACCTTCCCATGCCTCACCATCCTCTCAACAGGCCTTTCATCTTACCAGTCTGGAGCCAGTCCCTCACCAGCAGCTTACCCCATCTCAAGAGCTCACCGAACAGCTGGAGAAACAGCACTCGCCACCATACCCCCTCTCAACTCAGGAGCTGACCAATGGTGGCCAGAAAGACCAGCAGTCCAAGAACAGTGGCTCTTCTAccaacagcagcaacaacaggaACAGCACAGGCGGCGCCTCGTCAAACGGTTCTGTCTACCCTGACCTCACTGCCCTGGAGCCATCTAAGGATGTGGACATGCGTTCCACCTACCAGATAGAGAATTTTGCCCAAGCGTTCGGGTCTCAATTCAAGTCTGGTCGCCGAACCCCACTTGGTTACGGTGGCGACCCGCGAGTGGGAGTCGCAGAGGTCGACCACAGGATACAGCGGACTCCCATGTCTGAATTCTCAGGGTATACTAGTCTGTTAGCTGATGTCAATGAGCCAGCTAGCTCAGGATCCAAAACCCCCACAAGCCAAAGTTACAGGTAA